In Fibrobacter sp., one DNA window encodes the following:
- a CDS encoding FtsQ-type POTRA domain-containing protein has protein sequence MAKRVGANNRKRAVTRRAEIRKGLRKSIVRIGSALFICTAVGGLLYAGTIGFSELRNRIEKSDLLNVKEISVKGSLRTEEQKIIARCGLRPGMKLYSIKKDVVKSAVSADPWVKSVKLKRKLNGRVIIAIAEREPVALVNFGTIMQVDDEGVLLPLPNGSVSLLPLVSGLRDTVDEAGRRVIDKKGTERLNDFLREAGEVDGGLFSRFSQLDLSHDCMVRLVLKGVPSVIDIGTEDVVERLNQLLEIEKILSSEKFLPARINLCYQNLAYVTQRSEVEEEIVRSVAD, from the coding sequence ATGGCTAAGAGAGTAGGAGCGAACAACCGTAAAAGGGCTGTTACCAGGAGAGCGGAGATTCGCAAAGGGCTGCGGAAGTCAATCGTGCGTATCGGCTCGGCTCTCTTTATCTGTACTGCGGTGGGAGGGCTGCTGTATGCAGGGACGATCGGGTTTTCAGAGCTCAGGAACCGGATTGAGAAGTCGGATCTGTTAAATGTAAAGGAAATATCGGTAAAGGGGAGTCTCAGGACAGAGGAACAGAAGATAATCGCCCGTTGCGGATTGAGGCCTGGGATGAAGCTTTATTCCATAAAGAAAGATGTGGTGAAATCGGCAGTCAGTGCTGATCCGTGGGTTAAAAGTGTGAAGCTGAAAAGAAAGCTTAACGGCAGGGTGATAATAGCGATTGCAGAGCGTGAACCAGTTGCGCTGGTAAATTTCGGCACGATTATGCAGGTTGATGATGAGGGTGTGCTTCTGCCTCTGCCCAATGGATCTGTGTCTTTGCTTCCTCTTGTTTCCGGACTGCGGGACACGGTGGATGAGGCCGGCAGGAGAGTTATTGACAAGAAGGGAACAGAAAGGCTCAATGATTTTCTCAGGGAAGCGGGGGAGGTTGATGGCGGGCTTTTTTCCAGGTTTTCTCAGCTTGACCTGTCGCATGACTGCATGGTGCGTCTGGTGCTCAAGGGGGTTCCATCGGTGATCGATATTGGGACAGAAGATGTAGTTGAACGCTTAAATCAACTGCTTGAGATCGAGAAAATCCTCAGCTCGGAAAAGTTTCTTCCTGCCAGAATAAATCTGTGTTATCAGAATCTTGCTTATGTGACGCAGAGAAGTGAGGTGGAAGAGGAGATTGTGCGGTCAGTGGCTGATTAG
- the ftsA gene encoding cell division protein FtsA: MEENVIVGLDIGTTKIACIISEVDSNGELKIIGVGVHPSDGLRKGVVVNIDKTVRSIQKAVEEAELMAGVDVDSVWVGIAGDHIRAINSRGVVAISRDDNEITELDVLRAKDAAKAVSIPMDREILHVIPQEYVVDEQKGIKDPIGMCGVRLETQVHIITGAVTSAQNIYKSVDKAGLKVIDLVLEPLASCYSVLEKDEKELGVALVDMGGGTTDIAIYFDESIRHTAVVGLGGKNVTSDIAIGIRTPIERAEEIKKQYGCAYSSLVKGNEYISVPGVGGREQREVSKAVLASIIEPRLEEILSLTFREIKRTEYADMLGAGIVLTGGASMMEGIQELAEKVFMMPVKLGVPSGFGGLTEAAKSPIHATGVGLCMYGLEQMKNRKGKKSLGGEDNFKKIFDKMKSWVKEFF, translated from the coding sequence ATGGAAGAGAATGTAATTGTCGGGCTGGATATAGGTACTACAAAAATCGCCTGTATAATCTCTGAAGTCGATTCAAACGGAGAGTTGAAGATTATCGGAGTAGGAGTACATCCCTCCGATGGTCTGCGGAAGGGTGTTGTTGTCAATATCGACAAGACTGTCCGTTCGATACAGAAGGCGGTTGAAGAAGCGGAGTTGATGGCCGGTGTTGATGTGGACTCTGTGTGGGTGGGTATAGCGGGAGATCATATCAGGGCTATAAACAGCAGAGGTGTTGTGGCGATTTCCCGTGATGACAACGAGATAACGGAGCTCGATGTACTGAGGGCGAAGGACGCCGCAAAGGCTGTTTCCATTCCCATGGACAGGGAGATTCTGCATGTTATTCCTCAGGAGTATGTTGTTGACGAGCAGAAGGGGATAAAGGATCCCATAGGGATGTGCGGTGTGAGACTTGAGACCCAGGTGCATATCATCACCGGAGCCGTGACATCTGCACAGAATATCTACAAGAGTGTTGACAAAGCAGGTCTGAAGGTGATCGACCTTGTGCTGGAGCCGCTTGCGTCCTGTTATTCGGTGCTGGAGAAAGATGAGAAGGAGCTTGGGGTAGCGCTGGTTGACATGGGTGGGGGCACTACGGATATAGCCATATATTTCGACGAGAGTATCCGTCATACCGCAGTGGTAGGTCTGGGCGGGAAAAACGTGACAAGTGATATAGCGATCGGTATCCGCACCCCTATCGAGAGGGCAGAGGAGATAAAGAAACAGTATGGATGTGCTTATTCATCGCTGGTAAAAGGAAACGAGTATATAAGTGTTCCGGGTGTTGGCGGAAGGGAGCAGCGAGAAGTTTCCAAGGCAGTGCTTGCTTCGATAATAGAGCCGCGTCTGGAGGAGATTCTCTCCCTTACTTTCCGTGAGATAAAGCGTACCGAGTATGCGGATATGCTTGGAGCGGGCATAGTACTTACCGGGGGAGCATCGATGATGGAGGGGATACAGGAGCTGGCTGAGAAGGTGTTTATGATGCCGGTAAAGCTGGGTGTTCCATCAGGATTCGGCGGGCTTACAGAAGCTGCCAAGTCTCCGATTCATGCCACGGGTGTGGGGCTTTGTATGTACGGTCTTGAGCAGATGAAGAACAGGAAGGGTAAGAAGAGTCTTGGAGGCGAGGATAATTTCAAGAAGATTTTTGACAAGATGAAATCATGGGTAAAGGAATTTTTCTGA
- the ftsZ gene encoding cell division protein FtsZ, giving the protein MVFTLDETFDTVAKMKVIGVGGGGGNAVNRMISAGLTGVEFIAVNTDAMALDNNKAAHRIQIGEKVTKGLGAGANPEVGRLAMEEDRDKIASVLDGADMVFITGGMGGGTGTGGAPVVAEIAQEMGILTVAVVTRPFLFEGKVRDRNARKGIDDLRNAVDTIIVIPNQKLLSIVDRSTSLIDAFKTADDVLYQATKGISDLISVHGLVNLDFADVKTIMKGMGDALMGTGYAEGENRAVMAADSAIHSPLLDDISITGARGILINITGGEDMTLYDVSDATQTVYDAVGEDSETNIIFGAVTDASMNGKIRVTVIATGFNEETLEKRDAAPRMALKLPGQKRDAEKSVEQMSISLSMPAKAEVQEKAEAPAAAVEQPKSANEQNTEVSVTEDAASHQPSNGNSIEFPPFLKKEAIRKERVYVSKGSVITQYEDDMDVPTFLRKQMQ; this is encoded by the coding sequence ATGGTTTTCACGTTAGACGAGACGTTTGATACCGTAGCGAAGATGAAAGTTATCGGCGTGGGGGGAGGCGGAGGAAATGCAGTAAACCGCATGATTTCCGCGGGTCTCACCGGTGTTGAGTTTATCGCTGTCAATACTGACGCGATGGCACTTGACAACAACAAGGCAGCTCACCGGATTCAGATCGGAGAGAAGGTGACAAAGGGTCTTGGAGCAGGCGCCAATCCGGAAGTGGGCCGTCTTGCAATGGAAGAGGACAGAGACAAGATCGCTTCTGTTCTTGACGGAGCGGATATGGTTTTTATCACCGGTGGAATGGGCGGCGGTACCGGAACCGGAGGAGCGCCTGTTGTGGCGGAGATCGCTCAGGAGATGGGAATTCTTACGGTCGCCGTCGTTACACGTCCTTTCCTTTTTGAAGGCAAGGTGCGTGACCGGAATGCACGGAAGGGGATCGATGATCTGCGGAATGCGGTTGACACAATCATAGTGATACCGAACCAGAAACTGCTCTCTATTGTTGATAGAAGCACTTCCCTGATCGATGCTTTCAAGACAGCCGACGATGTTCTCTATCAGGCGACCAAGGGTATTTCTGACCTGATTTCTGTTCATGGTCTGGTCAATCTCGATTTCGCCGATGTGAAGACGATCATGAAGGGTATGGGCGACGCTCTCATGGGAACAGGGTATGCAGAAGGAGAAAACAGGGCGGTTATGGCTGCGGACAGTGCTATTCACAGCCCGCTTCTGGACGATATCTCGATTACCGGCGCACGTGGAATACTGATCAATATTACAGGTGGAGAGGATATGACACTCTACGATGTAAGCGATGCTACTCAGACGGTCTACGATGCAGTTGGTGAGGATTCCGAAACGAATATTATCTTCGGTGCGGTTACAGATGCGAGCATGAACGGTAAGATCAGAGTTACTGTTATTGCTACCGGTTTCAATGAAGAAACTTTGGAGAAGAGGGATGCTGCTCCCAGGATGGCTTTAAAGCTTCCGGGTCAGAAAAGGGATGCGGAAAAAAGTGTAGAGCAGATGTCAATTTCTCTTTCCATGCCTGCCAAAGCAGAGGTTCAGGAGAAGGCCGAGGCGCCGGCTGCAGCAGTTGAGCAGCCAAAGAGTGCAAATGAGCAGAACACGGAAGTATCTGTTACTGAAGATGCTGCATCGCATCAGCCTTCCAACGGCAATTCGATCGAATTTCCTCCGTTTCTCAAGAAGGAAGCTATCCGTAAAGAGCGGGTTTATGTTTCCAAGGGGAGTGTAATAACCCAGTATGAGGACGATATGGATGTTCCGACATTTTTGCGCAAGCAGATGCAGTGA
- a CDS encoding histidine triad nucleotide-binding protein, whose product MEKNCLFCKIIRNEIPAQKVFENDSMVIIKDISPQAPHHYLGIPKEHYPGIHDIPEGKTDILEKLFSSISEFVKKEGLVEKNYRLVINSGEKAGQSVDHIHVHILSGRAMGWPPG is encoded by the coding sequence ATGGAGAAAAACTGCCTCTTCTGCAAGATAATCCGAAATGAGATCCCTGCTCAGAAAGTCTTTGAGAACGATTCCATGGTGATAATAAAAGATATAAGCCCCCAGGCACCCCACCATTACCTGGGCATCCCCAAAGAACACTACCCCGGCATACACGACATACCCGAGGGAAAAACAGATATTCTGGAAAAACTCTTCAGCTCCATTTCCGAATTTGTGAAAAAAGAGGGATTGGTGGAAAAGAACTACAGACTGGTAATCAATTCCGGAGAGAAAGCGGGTCAAAGCGTGGACCACATCCATGTTCACATTCTAAGCGGCAGAGCCATGGGGTGGCCACCTGGATAA
- a CDS encoding sugar transferase produces the protein MQVLGERVRETDIRGWYERERVLGVIFTGLAGQGQDVISAKIRKQIEEVLGGWVRGQVEISVYSFPISNSVSSGEILLTFYPETDKSRVKKFPLFAKRVLDIVGATLGILLFSPFFILIPVLIKFSSPGPVFFRQQRVGQGGKLFTFLKFRSMHINSDESLHREYVSRLIRGEIKEEKVYKISQDPRVTSLGRFLRKTSLDEIPQFLNVLKGDMSLVGPRPPIPYETAQYSLWHIRRLMECKPGITGIWQVEGRSSTTFDGMVRMDLQYSRNRSILTDLKLILKTPLALISARGAY, from the coding sequence ATGCAGGTGCTGGGGGAGAGGGTACGGGAGACGGATATCCGGGGATGGTATGAGAGGGAGCGGGTTTTAGGGGTTATCTTTACCGGGCTTGCAGGGCAGGGTCAGGATGTGATTTCTGCGAAAATCAGAAAACAGATAGAGGAGGTTCTGGGCGGATGGGTGAGGGGGCAGGTGGAGATCTCTGTTTACAGTTTTCCGATAAGTAACAGTGTTTCATCCGGAGAGATTCTCCTTACCTTCTATCCTGAGACGGACAAATCGAGGGTAAAGAAGTTTCCTCTTTTTGCAAAGCGTGTTCTCGATATAGTGGGGGCCACCCTGGGGATACTTCTTTTCTCTCCTTTTTTTATTCTTATCCCTGTTCTTATAAAGTTTAGCTCACCGGGGCCGGTATTTTTTCGTCAGCAAAGAGTCGGGCAGGGCGGAAAGCTCTTTACGTTTCTTAAGTTCCGCTCCATGCACATAAACAGTGATGAGTCGCTTCACAGGGAGTATGTATCGCGTCTTATAAGGGGGGAGATAAAGGAGGAGAAGGTTTATAAGATAAGTCAGGATCCCAGGGTGACATCACTGGGGAGATTTCTGCGCAAGACGAGCCTGGATGAGATTCCGCAGTTTCTAAATGTGCTTAAAGGGGATATGTCTCTTGTGGGACCCCGTCCTCCTATCCCCTACGAGACTGCCCAGTACAGTCTCTGGCATATCCGGCGTCTTATGGAATGTAAACCTGGAATAACCGGTATCTGGCAGGTAGAGGGGAGAAGCAGCACCACCTTCGATGGCATGGTGCGGATGGATCTTCAGTACAGCAGAAACCGTTCGATTCTTACAGATCTTAAGTTGATTTTAAAAACCCCGTTGGCCTTGATAAGCGCCAGGGGGGCCTATTGA
- a CDS encoding Gfo/Idh/MocA family oxidoreductase, protein MFGIGVIGYGYWGPNIVRNFSALEGVRVVGVSDRNSEVISRLSSANPSLRVSTDPTELIKASDIDAVAIVTPVSTHYELASMALENGKHVFVEKPFTATSQQAISLIELAERKNLKIMVDHTFLFTGAVRKIKQLIEERELGKIFYYDSIRVNLGLFQHDVNVVWDLAPHDFSIMSYLISESPAALSAWGQSHVNTLEDIAYITVHFNTNIVAHFSVNWLSPVKVRTTLIGGEKKMLVWNDLNADEKLKVYDKGVEASNRQGIYDILVSYRAGDMWAPKVEGTEALKLECRHFIDCIENDRAPISDGRSGLAVVKMLEACDLSLRNQGRPIEITSE, encoded by the coding sequence ATGTTTGGCATAGGAGTTATCGGTTACGGGTACTGGGGACCCAATATAGTAAGGAATTTCAGTGCCCTGGAGGGGGTAAGGGTAGTTGGTGTCAGTGACAGGAACTCAGAGGTGATCTCCAGGCTCTCATCCGCAAACCCATCCCTGCGTGTAAGCACCGACCCCACGGAGCTTATAAAGGCATCGGATATCGATGCTGTGGCAATAGTGACTCCGGTCTCTACCCACTATGAGCTTGCCAGCATGGCACTGGAGAATGGAAAGCATGTCTTTGTGGAGAAGCCCTTTACTGCCACATCGCAGCAGGCCATAAGTCTTATCGAGCTGGCTGAGAGGAAAAATCTCAAGATCATGGTTGACCATACGTTTCTCTTTACCGGCGCGGTACGGAAGATAAAGCAGCTTATAGAGGAGCGGGAGCTGGGAAAGATATTCTACTACGATTCCATAAGGGTCAACCTGGGGCTTTTCCAGCACGATGTCAATGTGGTGTGGGACCTTGCTCCTCATGACTTCTCCATCATGTCTTACCTTATAAGCGAATCCCCCGCGGCGCTTTCCGCCTGGGGACAGTCGCATGTAAATACTCTGGAGGATATAGCCTATATAACAGTGCATTTCAACACCAATATCGTGGCACACTTCTCTGTAAACTGGCTCTCTCCTGTGAAAGTGAGGACAACTCTTATCGGTGGGGAGAAGAAGATGCTTGTGTGGAATGATCTAAATGCTGATGAGAAGCTTAAGGTTTACGACAAGGGAGTAGAGGCCAGTAACAGGCAGGGGATCTACGACATACTGGTAAGTTACAGGGCCGGGGACATGTGGGCTCCAAAGGTTGAGGGAACCGAGGCTTTAAAGCTTGAGTGCAGGCATTTTATCGACTGCATAGAGAATGACAGGGCTCCGATAAGTGACGGCAGAAGCGGACTTGCGGTGGTCAAGATGCTGGAGGCGTGTGACCTTTCATTGAGAAATCAGGGTCGCCCGATAGAGATCACTTCAGAGTGA
- a CDS encoding N-acetyltransferase, which yields MSFQQISSDVKLGENVRLAPYVNLYGCSIGDNSRLGAFVEIQKGAFVGKNCKISSHSFLCEGVVIEDDVFIGHSVTFINDLYPRATNSDGKPQSEEDWQVIPTLVKRGASIGSGSTILCGVTVGEGAIVGAGSTVTKDVAPGTIVAGNPAKLLRRIDER from the coding sequence ATGAGCTTTCAGCAGATTTCCTCTGATGTAAAGTTAGGCGAGAATGTCAGGCTCGCCCCCTACGTTAATCTTTACGGATGCAGTATAGGTGATAACTCCAGGCTGGGGGCCTTTGTGGAGATACAGAAAGGTGCATTTGTGGGGAAAAACTGCAAGATCTCCAGCCATTCGTTTCTCTGTGAGGGTGTGGTGATAGAGGATGATGTCTTTATCGGCCACTCGGTGACTTTCATTAACGACCTCTATCCCAGGGCTACAAACTCTGACGGCAAGCCTCAGAGCGAGGAGGACTGGCAGGTGATTCCCACACTGGTAAAAAGAGGTGCCTCGATAGGCTCCGGTTCCACCATTCTCTGCGGGGTAACTGTTGGTGAGGGGGCGATAGTGGGGGCAGGGAGCACTGTGACCAAAGATGTTGCTCCCGGAACGATAGTTGCAGGAAATCCAGCAAAACTTCTAAGGAGGATCGATGAGCGCTGA
- a CDS encoding DegT/DnrJ/EryC1/StrS family aminotransferase, producing MSAERVPFLDLNSQHREMEQDFVAAFREILHSGKFISGPSVEEFERAFASFCGTRFAVGVGSGTDALRFALMAAGVKAGDLVITVPNTFIATTEAITQAGATPVFVDVDPQTSNISVSLLREYLEKNCFRDDLTGETIHTSSGKPLRAIIPVHLYGQTADMDSVNQIANEFGLTVIEDACQAHGAQYYSNSLGGKWIKAGALAKAAAFSFYPGKNLGAFGEGGAVTTDDPEIASTVRMLRDHGQAKKYFHEMEGYNGRLDSIQASVLSVKLKRLEEWNQKRQAVASRYNRMLSEISSLIVPFEPSWARSVYHLYVIRTPQRDMLQGFLSEKGIDTGLHYPVPLHQQKAYRSLGYRSGSFPVSEQLSKEILSLPMFPSLSSVQQEKVIETIAEFYSRYIH from the coding sequence ATGAGCGCTGAAAGAGTTCCCTTTTTAGATCTCAATTCCCAGCATCGGGAAATGGAACAGGATTTTGTGGCTGCTTTCCGTGAAATTCTACACTCCGGAAAATTTATCAGCGGTCCGTCAGTGGAGGAATTTGAACGTGCATTTGCCTCTTTCTGCGGGACACGGTTTGCGGTGGGAGTTGGCAGCGGTACCGATGCCCTGAGGTTTGCGCTGATGGCTGCGGGTGTCAAGGCAGGGGATCTGGTGATAACTGTCCCCAATACTTTTATCGCCACCACAGAGGCGATCACCCAGGCTGGTGCCACGCCGGTATTTGTGGATGTGGATCCTCAGACAAGCAATATCTCTGTCTCACTACTGAGGGAATACCTGGAGAAGAACTGTTTCAGGGATGATCTCACTGGTGAAACAATCCATACATCGAGCGGCAAACCTCTTAGAGCCATAATCCCGGTTCATCTGTATGGTCAGACAGCGGACATGGATTCTGTTAATCAGATAGCGAATGAATTTGGACTTACGGTAATAGAGGATGCTTGTCAGGCACACGGGGCGCAGTATTACTCCAACAGCCTTGGGGGCAAGTGGATAAAGGCCGGGGCGCTGGCAAAGGCTGCGGCATTCAGTTTTTATCCCGGGAAAAACCTGGGTGCTTTTGGTGAGGGTGGCGCGGTTACCACCGATGATCCCGAGATAGCATCGACTGTACGCATGCTGCGCGATCACGGGCAGGCGAAGAAATATTTCCACGAGATGGAAGGCTATAACGGGAGACTGGACAGTATTCAGGCATCGGTATTAAGTGTCAAGCTCAAGAGGCTGGAAGAATGGAACCAGAAGAGGCAGGCTGTAGCATCCCGCTATAACCGCATGCTCTCTGAGATCTCATCTCTTATTGTTCCTTTTGAGCCATCATGGGCCCGTTCCGTTTATCATCTATATGTTATAAGGACTCCTCAGAGGGACATGCTTCAGGGCTTTCTCTCCGAGAAGGGGATCGACACCGGGCTTCACTACCCCGTACCTCTTCATCAGCAGAAAGCTTATCGCAGCCTGGGTTACCGTTCGGGAAGTTTTCCGGTAAGTGAGCAGCTCTCAAAGGAGATTCTCTCTCTTCCCATGTTTCCCTCTCTATCATCCGTACAGCAGGAAAAAGTAATCGAGACTATAGCTGAATTTTACTCCAGATACATACACTGA
- a CDS encoding glycosyltransferase family 4 protein — MRICMVAYTYYEGDNRVRRYAETLVKRGDTVDAIVLRQDGAASFTNVSGVNVYKVQRRTINERFKIEYLLKLVTFLIRSFFRLTYLHIRHRYDLIHVHSIPDFEVFAALGAKLLGAKVVLDIHDIVPELFISKFNSSTASPLFKMLLLVERLSMAFADHVIVANHIWHQRLIARSVSARKCTVVMNYPDPSIFRVRKQGGRGEKFIMIYPGTLSIHQGLETAIRAVDLIRERVVDLEFHIYGKGTDQQYFEDLVKTLGLQDRIFFRNIVPIEKLPQIIAGADLGVEPKLKRSFGNEAFSTKILEFMYVGIPVIASDTLVHTHYFDESLVKFFRSEDEEDLAECIVQLRKDKRLRDTLVANSFRYMEQNNWEVRKYTYLNIVDSLTST, encoded by the coding sequence ATGAGAATATGTATGGTGGCTTATACATACTACGAGGGTGATAACCGGGTCCGGAGGTATGCAGAGACGCTGGTAAAAAGGGGAGATACAGTCGATGCGATAGTGCTTCGTCAGGACGGTGCGGCATCCTTCACCAATGTATCAGGTGTAAATGTTTACAAGGTGCAGAGACGGACGATCAATGAGCGGTTTAAGATAGAGTATCTTTTGAAGCTTGTTACTTTTCTGATCAGGTCATTTTTCCGCCTCACTTATCTGCATATCAGACACAGGTACGATCTTATCCATGTACATTCGATACCCGATTTTGAGGTCTTTGCTGCACTGGGAGCGAAGCTTCTGGGGGCAAAGGTGGTTCTGGATATCCATGATATAGTCCCGGAACTTTTCATAAGTAAATTTAATTCATCCACTGCTTCCCCTCTTTTCAAGATGCTTCTTCTGGTTGAGAGGCTCTCAATGGCATTTGCTGATCATGTGATAGTGGCAAACCATATCTGGCATCAGCGACTTATAGCCCGTTCTGTTTCAGCCCGCAAGTGTACGGTGGTGATGAATTATCCGGATCCCTCGATTTTCAGGGTGAGAAAGCAGGGTGGAAGGGGGGAGAAGTTTATCATGATCTACCCCGGGACTCTCAGTATTCATCAGGGGCTTGAAACTGCGATCAGGGCTGTTGACCTTATAAGGGAGCGTGTCGTTGATCTGGAGTTTCATATCTACGGTAAAGGGACTGATCAGCAGTATTTTGAGGATCTGGTGAAAACACTTGGTTTACAGGACAGAATTTTCTTCAGGAATATTGTTCCCATAGAGAAACTGCCTCAGATTATTGCCGGGGCGGATCTTGGTGTGGAGCCCAAGCTCAAGCGTTCTTTTGGAAATGAGGCGTTCAGTACAAAGATACTGGAGTTTATGTATGTGGGTATTCCTGTTATTGCTTCAGATACTCTGGTTCATACACACTATTTCGATGAGAGTCTGGTGAAGTTTTTCAGGTCCGAGGATGAGGAGGACCTGGCGGAGTGTATTGTGCAGTTAAGGAAGGATAAGAGGCTGAGGGATACGCTTGTGGCCAACTCTTTCAGGTATATGGAGCAGAATAACTGGGAGGTTCGCAAATACACTTATCTAAACATCGTTGACTCTCTTACCTCCACCTGA
- a CDS encoding O-antigen ligase family protein: MIEQNQKKGISPAILIPLIWFLRVASRGITYWLSPDMTMISDTEMDYLKGSAIDRNFFIVLEMLAVMVLCFRNIDWGEFVRRNRWLLILYLFMGMSVLWSGFPMVSFKRWIRTIGDLLMVIVLITEIDFTSAIVRLIRVWSYLLIPLSVLFVKYYRHLGVSYDSSGAFEMWIGVTTHKNSLGQLVCVSAFFLAWIFFSRAFKTRLFDIPVMLLALWLLNGSKTATSRTSLTVFLVGTAILLLVKLAGTNARLIRNVALVLVFGFLVGNVLTQHFARADLVPYIVASTGGDPTFTGRTFLWDELLKIGEERWLLGAGYGGFWIGSLGHQLWEIFSWRPGQAHNGFIDVYIDLGVIGLILLGIVCISTFRSMVRSIAFNSDWGRFRLVMFIMILIYNYTESSFIKPTSLLWVVFLLIAIQVPEECPEGALGKQVLLNEDESGGEDWDEPVLAGESEEAA, from the coding sequence ATGATAGAGCAGAACCAAAAAAAGGGTATCTCCCCTGCTATTCTGATTCCTCTGATCTGGTTTCTCAGGGTAGCATCCCGGGGTATCACCTACTGGCTTAGTCCCGATATGACGATGATCTCAGATACTGAGATGGACTATCTGAAGGGAAGCGCTATTGACCGTAACTTTTTTATTGTGCTTGAGATGCTGGCGGTGATGGTGCTTTGTTTCAGGAATATCGACTGGGGTGAGTTTGTACGCAGGAACCGGTGGCTTTTGATTCTTTACCTCTTTATGGGTATGAGTGTTCTCTGGTCCGGGTTCCCGATGGTTTCCTTCAAGCGCTGGATCCGCACCATCGGTGATTTACTGATGGTTATAGTACTTATCACCGAGATCGATTTTACATCTGCGATTGTGAGATTGATTCGGGTTTGGTCCTATCTACTGATTCCTTTGTCAGTATTGTTTGTAAAGTATTACCGTCATCTGGGAGTAAGCTACGACAGCTCCGGTGCTTTTGAGATGTGGATAGGGGTAACCACGCACAAAAACAGCCTGGGGCAGCTTGTGTGTGTGAGTGCGTTTTTCCTGGCCTGGATTTTCTTTTCACGTGCTTTCAAGACCAGGCTGTTTGATATTCCGGTGATGCTTCTTGCGCTCTGGCTTCTCAATGGGTCCAAGACCGCCACCAGCCGTACATCACTGACTGTCTTTCTTGTGGGTACGGCAATACTGCTTCTTGTAAAGCTTGCCGGGACAAACGCCAGGCTTATCAGAAATGTTGCATTGGTGCTGGTATTTGGGTTTCTGGTGGGGAATGTACTTACGCAGCATTTTGCCAGGGCAGATCTGGTTCCCTACATAGTGGCCTCCACAGGCGGTGATCCCACATTTACCGGCAGGACTTTTCTCTGGGATGAGCTGCTCAAGATCGGTGAGGAGAGATGGCTTCTGGGGGCGGGGTACGGAGGATTCTGGATAGGCAGCCTGGGGCATCAGCTCTGGGAGATCTTCTCCTGGCGTCCGGGACAGGCACACAATGGGTTTATCGATGTCTACATAGACCTGGGGGTAATCGGGCTTATTCTTCTTGGCATTGTTTGTATCTCCACTTTCAGGAGCATGGTTCGCAGTATCGCTTTTAATTCGGACTGGGGGCGGTTTCGACTGGTGATGTTTATCATGATTCTGATCTATAACTATACCGAGAGTTCATTTATCAAGCCGACCTCACTTCTCTGGGTAGTCTTTCTGCTTATCGCGATCCAGGTTCCTGAGGAGTGTCCTGAGGGTGCATTGGGGAAGCAGGTACTCTTAAATGAGGATGAAAGTGGGGGAGAGGACTGGGATGAGCCGGTTCTGGCAGGGGAGAGTGAGGAGGCTGCCTGA